One part of the Solanum dulcamara chromosome 8, daSolDulc1.2, whole genome shotgun sequence genome encodes these proteins:
- the LOC129899984 gene encoding zinc finger BED domain-containing protein RICESLEEPER 1-like: MEDETSRTTNVIGSAPLALTESLDSTMEVQQHAVTVKRKAIESRSAAWPHYEKLIEDGINKAKCKYCGKVLLADSTKNGTSGLNKHLKTCPKNPNKVNNFNSKYKQSNLNFPLEGEMRDGAIWTFDQEASRRALVEMLILDELPFRFVEKEGFKNFKKKTQPLFRVPSRRTVTRDCYQVFGEERQTFIKYLKETSPRVVTSHKGDEMARCISKCLLDWKLEKIITITVDNASSNDVMVKELHKQMVNWGSNMKCGNHLHVRCMAHILNLIVQDGMKEVGPSIKRVRQMNSTYLMLDTAQHFESAFDYFDLEDGGLSTYLANHVCEDGSVAGVLESDDWQKVRNMVIFLKRFYDLTEKFSGSLYVTSAGHFEDIVELHNHLRECMEDNDPSLAKMGEKMKQTFVKYWGAPEKMNKVLLIASILDPRNKLEFVGDALEDMFGDEKGSEIKDEMVTYMKSMFEEYVAKFSNVSRRPSTLSDLSAQTSDSSISNTSTKSTKHRGPYS; encoded by the exons ATGGAAGATGAAACAAGTCGAACGACCAATGTCATTGGAAGCGCACCTTTGGCTCTTACCGAGTCTCTTGATTCAACAATGGAAGTTCAACAACATGCAGTGACTGTGAAGAGAAAAGCTATAGAATCAAGATCTGCTGCTTGGCCGCATTATGAGAAGCTCATAGAAGATGGAATTAATAAAGCTAAGTGCAAGTATTGTGGTAAAGTTCTCTTAGCTGATTCAACTAAAAATGGAACAAGTGGACTGAATAAACATTTGAAGActtgtcctaaaaatccaaataaggttAACAATTTCAATTCCAAGTACAAAcaatcaaatttaaactttCCCTTAGAAGGTGAAATGCGTGATGGGGCAATTTGGACTTTTGATCAAGAGGCATCTCGGAGGGCTTTAGTTGAGATGTTAATCCTTGATGAACTTCCTTTTCGTTTTGttgaaaaggaaggttttaagaattttaagaaaaaaacccAACCTTTATTTCGAGTTCCCTCCCGTAGAACAGTGACTAGGGATTGTTATCAAGTTTTTGGTGAAGAGAGACAAACATTTATAAAGTATTTGAAAGAAACATCACCGAGA GTTGTTACTAGTCATAAGGGTGACGAAATGGCCCGTTGTATTAGTAAGTGTTTGCTTGATTGgaaattggagaaaataatCACTATAACTGTAGATAATGCTTCTTCTAATGATGTCATGGTGAAAGAGTTACACAAACAAATGGTTAATTGGGGATCTAACATGAAATGTGGTAACCATCTTCACGTGAGATGTATGGCTCACATTTTGAATCTTATTGTGCAAGATGGCATGAAAGAAGTTGGTCCATCGATCAAACGTGTTAGGCAAATG AATTCGACCTACTTGATGTTGGATACCGCACAACATTTTGAGAGTGCATTTGATTACTTTGATCTCGAAGATGGTGGATTGTCAACTTATCTTGCTAATCATGTTTGTGAAGATGGAAGTGTTgcaggtgtacttgaaagtgatgATTGGCAAAAGGTAAGAAAtatggtaatatttcttaaaagattttatgatcTAACTGAAAAGTTTTCAGGTTCACTCTACGTCACTTCTGCTGGTCACTTTGAAGATATAGTTGAGCTTCACAATCATTTAAGAGAGTGTATGGAAGACAATGATCCTTCTTTGGCAAAAATGGgagaaaaaatgaaacaaaCGTTTGTCAAGTATTGGGGTGCtcctgaaaaaatgaataaagtgctTCTTATTGCCTCTATCTTAGATCCTCGTAACAAACTTGAGTTTGTTGGCGACGCACTTGAGGATATGTTTGGAGATGAAAAGGGGagtgaaataaaagatgaaatggtGACTTACATGAAATCTATGTTTGAAGAGTATGTAGCAAAATTCTCTAATGTATCTCGACGCCCATCTACTCTCTCTGATTTATCAGCTCAGACATCGGATTCATCTATCTCTAACACTAGtacaaaatcaacaaaa CACCGGGGGCCgtattcttga
- the LOC129899737 gene encoding scarecrow-like protein 8 — translation MSSDFSGGVPDFYGGINTGRSNMIPMNNAQSQIQFPHRSPLSGILPEGAVQNIHGRPTFIGKRSLTEFQQQQQFQFLQQQQHQQQGLGFYLRNVKPRSYQQASPISPLDFSASSSSSISSEFSPISTISAMNTGLTLPILQTLRSQPVISTANTNPDCSAVASYLNQVQNSLCKESEEKMMNRLHELEKQLLEDNNEDEDDTVSVVTNNDEWSETIKNLITPTGNHLSPASSTSSCSSSMESAPVSSPKQSIIEAATAITDGKTNVAVQILTRLAQVADVRGSSVQRLTAYMVSALRSRVNSTEYPPPVLELHSKEHAISAQNLYEISPCFKLGFMAANFAIVEAVADHTSNKIHVIDFDIGQGGQYLHLLHALATKKTGNPASLKITAITTEFMGRSDETVKSIEDDLKTLANKIGISLIFNVISCTITDLSREKLGIEHDEALAVSFAYRLYRLPDESVTTENLRDELLRRVKGLSPKVVTLVEQELNGNTAAFVARVNEACGYYGALLDSLDATVSRDEMGRVKIEEGLSRKLANSVACEGRDRVERCEVFGKWRARMTMAGFGPRPMSQQIADSLLKRLNSGPRGNPGFNVNEQSGVIYFGWMGKNLTVASAWC, via the coding sequence atgtcctCGGATTTCTCTGGCGGAGTTCCAGACTTTTACGGCGGGATCAACACCGGAAGATCCAACATGATTCCGATGAACAACGCCCAGTCACAAATTCAATTCCCTCATCGTTCACCGCTTTCCGGGATTCTCCCTGAGGGCGCTGTTCAGAACATCCACGGGAGACCCACTTTCATCGGCAAACGATCACTCACCGAGTTTCAACAGCAGCAGCAGTTTCAGTTTCTACAACAGCAACAACACCAGCAGCAAGGTTTGGGATTTTATCTTCGTAACGTAAAGCCTAGAAGTTACCAGCAGGCATCTCCAATTTCTCCTCTAGATTTCTCTGCTTCTTCCTCCTCGTCGATTTCATCTGAATTTTCTCCGATTTCGACTATTTCCGCGATGAATACAGGTCTTACCCTTCCAATTCTTCAAACCCTCCGTTCACAGCCCGTCATTTCCACGGCCAACACTAACCCGGATTGTTCTGCAGTTGCTTCTTACCTAAATCAGGTACAGAACAGTTTGTGCAAGGAATCAGAGGAAAAAATGATGAATCGACTGCATGAGTTGGAGAAACAACTCCTAGAAGACAACAATGAGGACGAAGACGATACTGTCTCTGTTGTGACCAACAACGACGAGTGGTcagaaacaataaagaatctgATTACTCCGACTGGTAACCACCTATCTCCGGCATCATCTACGTCTTCGTGTTCTTCTTCTATGGAATCTGCGCCAGTATCTTCTCCGAAGCAGTCTATTATCGAGGCTGCTACCGCAATAACCGACGGGAAAACCAACGTTGCAGTACAGATCCTCACGCGCCTCGCACAGGTCGCTGATGTTAGAGGTTCTTCCGTACAGCGGTTGACGGCGTACATGGTTTCAGCACTTCGATCGCGCGTGAACTCCACAGAGTACCCACCGCCGGTGTTGGAGCTGCATAGCAAAGAGCACGCAATTTCAGCCCAAAATCTCTACGAGATATCCCCGTGTTTCAAGCTAGGATTCATGGCAGCTAATTTCGCCATTGTTGAAGCTGTAGCTGACCATACCTCAAACAAGATTCATGTCATTGATTTCGACATAGGACAAGGTGGGCAATACTTGCATTTACTCCACGCGCTAGCTACCAAGAAAACAGGTAACCCCGCCAGCTTAAAAATCACGGCGATCACAACAGAATTCATGGGCAGAAGTGACGAGACAGTTAAATCCATTGAAGATGATCTGAAAACTCTAGCAAACAAAATCGGGATTTCCTTGATTTTCAACGTGATTTCGTGTACAATTACTGATTTGAGTAGGGAAAAATTAGGGATTGAACACGACGAAGCTTTAGCAGTGAGTTTTGCATACAGACTATACAGATTACCTGACGAGAGCGTAACAACGGAGAATCTAAGAGATGAATTGCTCCGGCGAGTGAAGGGGTTATCACCAAAGGTGGTTACATTAGTAGAGCAAGAGTTGAACGGGAACACGGCGGCGTTTGTGGCGCGTGTAAACGAGGCGTGTGGGTATTACGGAGCACTGTTGGATTCACTGGACGCAACTGTATCAAGGGATGAAATGGGTCGGGTCAAGATCGAAGAAGGGCTGAGTCGTAAATTGGCGAACTCGGTAGCGTGTGAAGGGAGGGATCGTGTAGAGAGATGCGAGGTATTTGGTAAATGGCGGGCCCGGATGACTATGGCTGGGTTCGGGCCAAGGCCCATGAGTCAACAAATTGCTGACTCACTGCTTAAGAGGCTTAATTCGGGTCCACGTGGCAACCCGGGATTCAATGTAAATGAACAAAGTGGGGTTATTTACTTTGGATGGATGGGAAAAAACCTCACCGTTGCTTCTGCTTGGTGTTAA
- the LOC129900520 gene encoding uncharacterized protein LOC129900520 gives MSSASSLEKFPCKFGDCGSSKKKFKFDLDSSLDEKYYNARAFIIMGYSHTESSWVIKNEVDDPVGESLKGKLSSSTFVSSEKLNAALEKIVDMDVKLEALTISVTQLSDILTRIIDIDEKFDNFKDKAYD, from the exons ATGTCCTCTGCATCGTCTCTTGAAAAGTTTCCATGCAAATTTGGTGATTGTGGCTCCTCAAAGAAGAAGTTTAAGTTTGATCTGGATAGCTCGCTTGATGAGAAG TATTACAATGCTCGTGCCTTTATTATCATGGGTTATTCTCACACTGAATCCTCTTGGGTGATTAAGAATGAAGTTGATgatcctgttggtgagtctctCAAAGGGAAACTCTCCTCATCCACCTTCGTATCTTCTGAGAAATTGAATGCTGCTCTTGAGAAGATTGTAGACATGGACGTCAAGCTGGAAGCTCTTACCATATCTGTTACTCAGCTAAGTGATATTCTCACTCGTATCATTGACATAGATGAAAAGTTTGATAATTTCAAAGACAAGGCATACGATTGA